The DNA segment TGTCGTCCCCAGCCCGGCCGATAATCGCGGCGAGGCGCTCGGCCCGTCGCGGTTACACGTCCCAGATCACCACGATTCCGAGCGTCGTCACGACGGCGAGCACCACCTGCAGCGGGGCGCCAACCCGTGCGAAGTCGCCAAATCGATAGCCGCCGGGACCGTAGACCATCAGGTTCGTCTGGTAGCCGACGGGCGAGAGAAGTGGCGTCGAGCAGGCGAAGACGACCGCGAGGTCGAAGTCGTAGGGATCCGCACCCAGGCGAACGGCCACGTCGAACCCGATCGGGATCATGAGGACGGCACTCGCGTTGTTCGAGCGCAGTTCCGTCAGCAACGCCGTACAGAGATACAGCAGGCCGAGGACGAGGACGACGTGCAAATCGCCGACGGCGGCCACCGCGTACCCGGCCAGAAAGGCCGCGGCGCCGGTCACCTCCAGCGCGATACCGAGCGGGATGAGCCCCGCGAGCAGGACGATCACGCTCCAGTCGACGCCGTCCCAGAGTTCGCGGGGCTCGAGGATGCCGGCGGCGACCATCGCGCCGGCACCGGCGATCGCCGTCACGAGGATCGGCTGGACGTCGAGAGCTGCGAGTCCGACGACGCCGGCGACGA comes from the Halovivax cerinus genome and includes:
- a CDS encoding SLC13 family permease encodes the protein MGPGLQTVAAPDPRTVVVDARPLAAQPVDPSPLSPAMLVVVAIVVVAVVLFVTQPVPLDVTALGVIVAPDGDLVGETLESTSFRQRYGATVLALRLGPDVFNTRIDLRPLRGGDTLLVQASYDALDRLGRNRNVIVAQEFTRSTYRREKLPLALGIVAGVVGLAALDVQPILVTAIAGAGAMVAAGILEPRELWDGVDWSVIVLLAGLIPLGIALEVTGAAAFLAGYAVAAVGDLHVVLVLGLLYLCTALLTELRSNNASAVLMIPIGFDVAVRLGADPYDFDLAVVFACSTPLLSPVGYQTNLMVYGPGGYRFGDFARVGAPLQVVLAVVTTLGIVVIWDV